Part of the Tolypothrix sp. PCC 7910 genome, GTTCCTACCAGCATCTCGGCACAAACTCAGTCTCGGAAAGCGGAACATATTCGTATTTGTTTAGAAGAAGATGTTCAATGTCACGAAATAACTAGTGGATTGGAACGCTATCGTTTCAGCCATTCTTGTTTACCAGAATTAGACCGCAATGATATTGATATCAGTACTAATTTCTTGGGAAAACATCTCGGCGCGCCTCTGCTTATCTCTTCTATGACAGGGGGAACTGAAGAAGCGGGAATTATTAACCGCCGCTTGGCAGAAGTGGCTCAAGAGTACAAAATTGCTATGGGTGTGGGTTCCCAGCGTGTAGCGGTGGAGAAACCCCAGGTGGCTGATACTTTTGCGGTTCGCAAGTATGCTCCTGATGTTCTGTTATTGGCAAATTTGGGAGCTGTGCAACTTAATTATAAATATGGTTTAGCTGAATGTCTGCGCGTCATCGAGATTCTGGAAGCGGATGCTTTGATTTTGCACCTCAATCCCCTACAAGAATGCATTCAACCCAAAGGCGATACGAATTTTCGGGGCTTGCTTGACAAGATATGTATATTATGCAATGAACTGCCTGTACCAGTGATAGTTAAGGAAGTAGGTAATGGGATTTCCGCAGTAATGGCAGAGAAACTGCTAGCGGCGGGAGTTAAGGCGATTGATGTGGCGGGAGCAGGGGGTACCTCTTGGGCTAAAGTGGAAAGCGAACGGGCGGATAATGCTTTGCAACGTCGTTTAGGCAAGACTTTTGCTGATTGGGGTTTACCAACAGCCGATTGTATTACAGCAATTCGTGCGATCGCACCGGATGTACCATTAATCGCTTCAGGTGGGTTGCGTCATGGCTTGGATGTGGCAAAAGCGATCGCACTAGGAGCAAATATCGCCGGTTTAGCAATGCCATTTTTGCAAGCAGCAGCTTTATCCGAAGCCGCAGTGAAGGATTTAGTTGAGGTATTAATTGCCGAAATTACAACAGTTTTATTCTGTACTGGTAACGCAACTTTAGAACAATTAAAGCTTTCTGGAAGTTTACAACGGATACAATAGTAACCACGTATGTAATACACAGATAAATTTTCAGGGTGAATTGCAAGGGATTGGGGAACTCGGGGCCCCCTCTGGGGATAAGGGGTAATGGGGACTGGGGATTGGAATTGGGTTTCATCCCTTGGTTTTTTCTATATGGGGCTAGCTTAACAAGTTTTGCGTTATTTATAGTTCATCATTCATACTTCATACTTCAGCCTTCATACTTCTATGCGTACTTTTTTTCAACAAACCTTTGCCAGCTTGGTTGGCAGCTTATTAGGACTTATTATTTTCAGTGGTATTGGTGCTACTGGACTATTTTTATTGCTATTTGCAGCTGCTAGTTCTAAAGATACGGGGCCGGAAGTCAAAGAGAAATCTATGATTGTTTTTGACTTATCAATGAACATCACCGATGGCGAACCCAAAACTGATGGCTTTATTCAGAAGGTAGTCTCAGGTGTAGAAGAAAACAGAATGGGACTTCGCAGCGTTTTGGATACTTTAGAAAAGGCGCGACGCGATCCGCGAATTGTCGGTATTTACCTAGATGCAAGCCAGGCTGGAAGTAATGGTGCAGGGTATGCATCCTTAAAGGAAATTCGCCAAGAATTGCAGAAATTTCGTGCGGCGGGGAAAAAGGTAATAGCCTATGGTAAAGACTGGGAGGAAAAGGATTATTATCTCAGTTCCGTAGCAGATACCGTTGTCCTGAATCCCTTGGGGATGATGGAAGTTAACGGTTTAAGTTCTCAGCCGATGTTTCTGGCTGGTGCATTAGAGAAATACGGGATTGGCGTGCAGGTTGTGCGCGTCGGGAAATTTAAAGGCGCAGTTGAACCGTTTATTTTGAAACAACTGAGTCCAGAAAACCGCGAACAAACTCAGAAATTGTTAGATGATGTTTGGCGAGAATGGCGTAATGCTGTAGGTGCAAGTCGCAAAATCGAACCCCAAAAAGTGCAGGCGATCGCAGATAATCAAGCAGTATTAGAAGCACCACAAGCGAAGTCTAATGGCTTAGTAGATCGGGTAGCTTATCTTGATGAAGTGGTTAGCGATTTGAAAAAGTTAACCGATAGCGATAAAGATGATAAAACTTTCCGCCAAATTAGCCTGAGTGAATACGCCCAAGTTCCTGGTAAATCATTAGGTCTAGAACGCAAATCGAAGAATAAAATTGCTGTAGTCTATGCAGAAGGCGAGATAGTGGATGGTAAAGGCGGCGATGGCGAAGTTGGAGGCGATCGCTATGCGAAAATATTCAACAAACTCCGCCAAGACGATGATGTCAAAGCTGTGATTTTGCGGGTTAATAGTCCTGGTGGTAGCGCCACCGCCGCCGAAGTTATGCAACGCGAAGTGCGACTGACTCGCCAAGTCAAACCAGTAGTAGTTTCTATGGGAGATGTCGCCGCCTCTGGTGGTTACTGGATTGCTAGCGATTCTAACCGGATTTTTGCGGAACCCAATACAATTACAGGTTCCATTGGCGTATTTGGCTTACTTTTTAACGGACAAAAATTAGCCAATGATCACGGTGTTACCTGGGATTCTGTGAAAACTGGGCGCTATGCAGATAGTCAAACTGTTTCTCGACCTAAATCGCCTGAAGAGTTAGCACTTTATCAGCGCAGTGTTAACCGCATTTACAATATGTTCCTCAATAAAGTCTCTCAAGGTCGCAAACTCCCAGGAACCAGAGTAGCAGAGATTGCTCAAGGCAGAGTTTGGTCTGGTACAGCCGCCAAAGAAATTGGTTTAGTCGATGAAATTGGCGGTTTGAGTGCAGCAATAGAATATGCAGCCAAACAAGCAAAACTCGGTAAAGATTGGCAAGTCAAAGAATATCCGCAAAATACCAGCTTTGAAGAACGCTTTTTTGGCATATCCACCCAAGAAGCGCGCAGTGTTTTAGGAATTCCCAAGGCGCAAGTCCAACAATCCAATCCCCTCACCGCAGAATTTGCCAAACTCCAAGAAGAATTATCAGTTATGCAAAAAATGAACGATCCCCAAGGAGTGTACGCACGTTTACCCTTTAACCTCAAAATTGAGTAGCAACCGAATGGTATGAATTTTGTTGTGGGTAAAAATTCAGCAGTAGGTGGAATGCACTTATTCTTTAGCGAGATTTAGCTCCCTGACTTTATTGAAAAAGTCAGGGAGACGTGCAGAAACTTTTACTTAAGTAAGTGCTGTTCAAAATTCGTGTCAGTCCACGATTAAATTAGAAGTTGAGGTTAGTGTTAATAGCGCACTTCATGACAATTAGCTTACTCAGGACTTACGCAAGCAAAATTTGTCATTGCGATTGAAACGTAGTGTAGGGAAGGAATCTCAGAGTTTTTGGCGATTACTTCGCTTTGCTCGTAATGACGTAAAATCGCAGTTATTGCGTAAGTCCTGACTATATAAAGAAGAATAAAATTTACCTCCGCCTGCTCTTTGCTCCCCAGCTAGAAGCTATACGTCGCAGACAAAGAGCAACTGCTAAATTAACAACTCACTGAGGGGTATTTTGTTGTTGTACTCTTGAACCCTTTTCTGGTAAGTTGTATATCAGTCAATTCTAAGACTTATTCAATAAACGAACAGCGATCGCGTACCTGCGCGTCGTATTGTTTTCGCATATTCTCAGAGGTGATATGTAAGGCAAAGAAGTATTTAATAAGGCTTAGACCAGTAGACATGATACTCAAGGTTGATGCAAACTCAAGAGTATTTTGAGCATTATAAAAATAAATTTAAATTTAATCTTTTTAATCTTTTGGGGTAAAAATGGTGAGAAAAGCCGAGTGGAAAACCTTGAGAGAAGAAAGTACCATACTTGCAGCTAAAAATTTTTTAGCTGCAATGGATAATGGTGCGACAACTGAAAAATTACAGTTTATTGCCAGCGCAGCCGGAGATATTACGCTATTTTGGCATCTGATTGGCAATCCCGAAGAGATTCCTTTAGAAGTCATTGGCAGCGAAATGTAAATAGATACGCTTCTCCTAGATGCAAAAGTGGGATTTTACCTATTGAAGGTGTAGCTTGTTCCGTGTTGAGTGCGATCGCCAACTAAACATTACTCACGGACTTCCAAATAAAAAAATATACTACCGCTTTTTTGGCAAGGGGGCAGGGAGGAGGGAGCAGGGGGAAGAAAGAAAATATTCTCTTTCGTAAATTGGATTTATTTTCTAGAAGTTCCTCAATACGAACAAGCAAGTTTAGTATTTGGCATTTGTCCTTGTTACCCAGTCCCCAAACCTTAACTAAAATTCAGAATTCTTCCAAACCCAGTTTAAGAAAGCGTTCAATTACTGGATCGACTTCTGATTTAACTTCTATAACTTCTGTACTCGCATCCAGTTCAATAATCTCGATATGATGCTCCACACTTTGTTCAATGGACTGAAAAAGTGGTTGCATTATTAACTGCGGCTGTGGTTCATCATGTACAGGAATTGATGAAGCAGCAGGTAATAGTAGCAGCCTTGGTGTTTGGCGTTTAGATTTAGGCTTGAGTTGCCTAATTTGTGCTGTTGCGCCAATTCCCAGCATGGCACCAGCAACAGTATACATAGTAGTTTGATTCAAATATTGTGCGCCTAAATATCCCAGCCCTATTGCAGATACGGTTGCGGTGATGCTTCCCAGGATGATTTGCTCTTGTTTCAATGTCTTGCCCCTGATTTTTTTGGTAGTTTTTACTCTCTGGGTAGATGTAAGGTTAATTACAGCGATCGCTGTCGAAACACTACCTTAATTGCAAATAATCCTAGCAGTCAAGCAGTCTTAAGGGGATGGGGGGAAAGGGGAAGGGGGAAGGGAGAAAGGGGAAAGAGGGTTAATTTACAGTTGCAAATATGTTTTCAAAGAAAGCTGTGATTGCTGACCAAGCGGAGGTAGCAGCAGCGGAATCATGGCGATAACCGTCGTCACGCATGAAAGTATGTTCTGCTTCGTACAAGAGAACTTGATGCGGGATACCAGCATTTTCCATTGCTGTAATTAAAGTGTGGCGATCGCTTTCTGGGATATGAGGGTCAAGGGTGCCAAATACCATCAGCATTTCGCCTGTGATTTCTGCTATGCGTGTGATGGTATCAGCGACTCCCTGACCTAACTTACCACTGGGAATGCCTGTAGGGTAACAACAAGCTACTGCTTTAATTTCACTTTCAAAGGCGGCGCGAAAGGCTAAGTGACCACCAATACAAAAGCCGAGAGTGCCGATTTTTCCGGGAGCAACAGCACTGTCAGCTTTCAGAAAATCAATCACAGCACGAGTATCTGCATCATAAGCTGCGATCGCAGTGCGGCGTGCATTGTCATTACCCCGCATTCTCCCCAAATCATCTGGCTCAATCACGTGACCGATGGCTTCAGTGCGGTGAAAAATTTCTGGTGCTGCAACTACATAACCAAAACCAGCCAGGTAGTTGACCAAACGAATCATTGCACCACCTAACTGGTAAATATCGCTATAAAATACAATCCCTGGATAGGTTCCCCTTGGTTTGGGAGATGCGACATAAACGCGCATTAAACTGTCATCGACTCTTAACTCAACATTGCGTTTAACTATCTGCACTTTATATCTCCACAATTAAAAATGCCTGGATCAGGCTAATTGTGGCAAATAAATTGCCATGATTTTGTATTCAGGAAACAGCAATAACAGCATGGAAAATTAAGGCAATAATAGGGAAAAACTCTGTGATGCTCAAGCTGGTATTTTTATTTGTGATTTTCGCCGTAGATTAATCGCTTAATACTTATATTTTATGATACTTGAGTTTGTAAAGAATCAATTTCCAGAAACAGCCATTGAGATTGAGAGACTGGAAACACTAGGATTTCATCAGCGTACTCTCAGCTGGCTATTAGCGCTTGACGAAGAGACAGCACAAACAGCTTGCTGGTTAATGGGAAAAGTCGGCAATGATGATGATGCTGATGCAATGGTTAGTATTCTGTCGAGTCAACGTAGTGAATTATGGATGTCTGCTGCAACGGCGCTGAGTCTGATTGCTACTGAAAGACATCTGACTTCTTTATTATC contains:
- a CDS encoding dienelactone hydrolase family protein; translated protein: MQIVKRNVELRVDDSLMRVYVASPKPRGTYPGIVFYSDIYQLGGAMIRLVNYLAGFGYVVAAPEIFHRTEAIGHVIEPDDLGRMRGNDNARRTAIAAYDADTRAVIDFLKADSAVAPGKIGTLGFCIGGHLAFRAAFESEIKAVACCYPTGIPSGKLGQGVADTITRIAEITGEMLMVFGTLDPHIPESDRHTLITAMENAGIPHQVLLYEAEHTFMRDDGYRHDSAAATSAWSAITAFFENIFATVN
- the sppA gene encoding signal peptide peptidase SppA; this translates as MRTFFQQTFASLVGSLLGLIIFSGIGATGLFLLLFAAASSKDTGPEVKEKSMIVFDLSMNITDGEPKTDGFIQKVVSGVEENRMGLRSVLDTLEKARRDPRIVGIYLDASQAGSNGAGYASLKEIRQELQKFRAAGKKVIAYGKDWEEKDYYLSSVADTVVLNPLGMMEVNGLSSQPMFLAGALEKYGIGVQVVRVGKFKGAVEPFILKQLSPENREQTQKLLDDVWREWRNAVGASRKIEPQKVQAIADNQAVLEAPQAKSNGLVDRVAYLDEVVSDLKKLTDSDKDDKTFRQISLSEYAQVPGKSLGLERKSKNKIAVVYAEGEIVDGKGGDGEVGGDRYAKIFNKLRQDDDVKAVILRVNSPGGSATAAEVMQREVRLTRQVKPVVVSMGDVAASGGYWIASDSNRIFAEPNTITGSIGVFGLLFNGQKLANDHGVTWDSVKTGRYADSQTVSRPKSPEELALYQRSVNRIYNMFLNKVSQGRKLPGTRVAEIAQGRVWSGTAAKEIGLVDEIGGLSAAIEYAAKQAKLGKDWQVKEYPQNTSFEERFFGISTQEARSVLGIPKAQVQQSNPLTAEFAKLQEELSVMQKMNDPQGVYARLPFNLKIE
- the fni gene encoding type 2 isopentenyl-diphosphate Delta-isomerase yields the protein MNVPTSISAQTQSRKAEHIRICLEEDVQCHEITSGLERYRFSHSCLPELDRNDIDISTNFLGKHLGAPLLISSMTGGTEEAGIINRRLAEVAQEYKIAMGVGSQRVAVEKPQVADTFAVRKYAPDVLLLANLGAVQLNYKYGLAECLRVIEILEADALILHLNPLQECIQPKGDTNFRGLLDKICILCNELPVPVIVKEVGNGISAVMAEKLLAAGVKAIDVAGAGGTSWAKVESERADNALQRRLGKTFADWGLPTADCITAIRAIAPDVPLIASGGLRHGLDVAKAIALGANIAGLAMPFLQAAALSEAAVKDLVEVLIAEITTVLFCTGNATLEQLKLSGSLQRIQ